In Roseisolibacter agri, one genomic interval encodes:
- a CDS encoding ATP-binding protein, whose product MSSVLTVPPSLDEAAFEQVIAQLADMPADDRLLVDARHVRWASPYGLTALLALAQAREVRPAFAPPEADDTLSYWARTGFFRHAEQLYDFGRPVPRARTTGESSVLLEITAIRQAGDVHDIVGQIQERSQAILHDQLGLDNRATIRFSMALSEACQNVVEHAGRGGWVAVQTYTWKKRLGRRVVVIAVCDAGIGFRKSLESNHARPRGDRWDDGMALEQAVLRNVSRFTDKGRGQGLAGIRSFVHKWSGKLSVRSGTARIALVPDWDDDPALLESLPTFPGAQVQITIPAAAPQTPATPARGSAAASRLELL is encoded by the coding sequence GTGTCCTCCGTCCTCACCGTCCCGCCGTCGCTCGACGAGGCCGCGTTCGAGCAGGTGATCGCGCAGCTGGCGGACATGCCGGCGGACGACCGCCTGCTCGTGGACGCGCGGCACGTGCGCTGGGCGTCGCCCTACGGGCTCACCGCGCTGCTCGCGCTGGCGCAGGCGCGCGAGGTGCGGCCGGCGTTCGCGCCGCCCGAGGCCGACGACACGCTGTCGTACTGGGCGCGCACGGGCTTCTTCCGGCACGCCGAGCAGCTGTACGACTTCGGGCGCCCGGTGCCGCGCGCGCGCACGACGGGCGAGTCGAGCGTTCTGCTCGAGATCACGGCGATCCGCCAGGCCGGCGACGTGCACGACATCGTCGGGCAGATCCAGGAGCGGTCGCAGGCGATCCTGCACGACCAGCTCGGGCTGGACAACCGCGCGACGATCCGCTTCTCGATGGCCCTCTCCGAAGCGTGCCAGAACGTCGTGGAGCACGCGGGACGCGGCGGGTGGGTCGCGGTGCAGACGTACACCTGGAAGAAGCGCCTCGGGCGCCGCGTGGTCGTGATCGCGGTGTGCGACGCGGGCATCGGCTTCCGCAAGTCGCTGGAGAGCAACCACGCGCGGCCGCGCGGCGACCGATGGGACGACGGGATGGCGCTGGAGCAGGCGGTGCTGCGCAACGTGAGCCGGTTCACCGACAAGGGCCGTGGCCAGGGTCTTGCCGGCATCCGGTCGTTCGTGCACAAGTGGTCGGGCAAGTTGAGCGTGCGCAGCGGGACCGCGCGCATCGCGCTGGTGCCGGACTGGGACGACGATCCGGCGCTGCTCGAGTCGCTGCCGACGTTCCCGGGCGCGCAGGTGCAGATCACGATCCCCGCCGCCGCGCCGCAGACGCCCGCGACGCCGGCCCGCGGGAGCGCCGCGGCGAGCCGCCTGGAGCTGCTGTGA
- a CDS encoding ROK family protein, translated as MTTPPPSRLPVASAPASDARRYVIGVDLGGTNIVVGAMPEDGSREIGVRSQPTRAEQGSDAVVDRICEMIEAVITDARAEEGMPREAFLGVGVGAPGPLDRERGIVVVAPNLGWRDLPLRDLIGERVGLAATLDNDANCATLGEWWTGAAKGGRNVVGITIGTGIGGGLILDGRLYHGSSDVAGEIGHTTIDSNGRRCKCGNYGCLEAYTSGPNIALRAREALESGERSILPELVGGELARITAATVYEASERGDALAREVVRDTARFLGAGIANLLNVFNPDVVVIAGGVTQAGDALFEPLRAEVRRRAFKPAVEACRIVPGTLPGTAGVVGAVATFLQQRDR; from the coding sequence ATGACCACGCCTCCCCCTTCCCGCCTCCCGGTCGCCTCGGCGCCGGCGAGCGACGCCCGCCGGTACGTCATCGGCGTGGATCTCGGCGGCACCAACATCGTCGTCGGCGCGATGCCCGAGGACGGGAGCCGCGAGATCGGCGTGCGCTCGCAGCCGACGCGCGCCGAGCAGGGATCGGACGCGGTCGTGGACCGCATCTGCGAGATGATCGAGGCGGTGATCACGGACGCGCGCGCCGAGGAGGGGATGCCGCGCGAGGCGTTCCTTGGGGTCGGCGTGGGCGCGCCGGGGCCGCTCGACCGCGAGCGCGGGATCGTCGTCGTGGCGCCGAACCTCGGCTGGCGCGACCTGCCGCTGCGCGACCTGATCGGCGAGCGCGTGGGCCTCGCCGCGACGCTCGACAACGACGCGAACTGCGCCACGCTCGGCGAGTGGTGGACCGGCGCGGCGAAGGGCGGCCGCAACGTCGTCGGCATCACCATCGGCACGGGCATTGGCGGAGGGCTGATCCTCGACGGGCGCCTGTACCACGGCTCCTCCGACGTCGCCGGCGAGATCGGGCACACGACCATCGACTCCAACGGGCGCCGCTGCAAGTGCGGCAACTACGGCTGCCTGGAGGCGTACACGTCCGGTCCCAACATCGCGCTGCGCGCGCGCGAGGCGCTGGAGAGCGGCGAGCGGTCGATCCTCCCCGAGCTCGTGGGCGGAGAGCTCGCTCGCATCACGGCGGCCACGGTGTACGAGGCGAGCGAGCGCGGCGACGCGCTGGCGCGCGAGGTCGTGCGCGACACAGCCCGCTTCCTGGGCGCGGGGATCGCGAACCTGCTGAACGTCTTCAACCCGGACGTCGTCGTGATCGCGGGCGGCGTGACGCAGGCGGGCGACGCGCTGTTCGAGCCGCTGCGCGCCGAGGTGCGGCGCCGGGCGTTCAAGCCGGCGGTGGAGGCGTGCCGCATCGTGCCCGGGACGCTGCCGGGCACCGCGGGCGTGGTGGGCGCGGTCGCCACCTTCCTGCAACAGCGCGATCGGTGA
- a CDS encoding glycosyltransferase family 9 protein encodes MSARATPAPTQASLVVQTSFLGDVVLTTPLIAALGRRGPVDVVVRPDAAALLRRHPDVRQVIVYDKRGKDRGVRGMLRVARAIRALPGPDGVSEWGPRDRVAYMAQGSPRSAALALLGGCAERVGFDSSRQARPLYTRIVAFDPSRHHAARLWSLAAATEDAGVEVPAPRLAPGADEVTAVDGALGELAAGGFVAVAPGSVWATKRWPEYPALAAALAADLPVVVVGGPGDRELAAAIVAACPPGRALDVTGRLSLLASTELLRRAALLVTNDSAPQHLASAVGTPTLTIFGPTVPEFGFGPLAPGSRTAGVAGLVCRPCDPHGPARCPLGHWRCMREQGADAIVALARAQLREPRPSST; translated from the coding sequence GTGTCCGCTCGCGCCACACCGGCTCCGACGCAAGCGTCGCTCGTCGTCCAGACGTCGTTCCTGGGCGACGTCGTGCTGACGACGCCGCTGATCGCGGCGCTGGGGCGGCGCGGGCCGGTGGACGTGGTGGTGCGGCCCGACGCGGCGGCGCTGCTGCGCAGGCATCCGGACGTGCGGCAGGTGATCGTGTACGACAAGCGCGGCAAGGACCGCGGCGTGCGCGGGATGCTGCGCGTCGCGCGGGCGATCCGCGCGCTGCCGGGGCCCGACGGCGTGAGCGAGTGGGGGCCGCGCGATCGGGTGGCGTACATGGCCCAGGGGTCGCCGCGCAGCGCGGCGCTCGCGCTGCTGGGTGGGTGCGCCGAGCGCGTGGGGTTCGACTCGTCGCGGCAGGCGCGCCCGCTGTACACGCGCATCGTCGCGTTCGACCCGTCGCGCCACCACGCGGCGCGCCTCTGGTCGCTGGCGGCCGCCACGGAGGACGCGGGCGTGGAGGTGCCGGCGCCCCGGCTCGCACCCGGCGCCGACGAGGTGACGGCGGTGGACGGGGCGCTCGGCGAGCTGGCGGCGGGCGGGTTCGTGGCCGTGGCGCCGGGCAGCGTGTGGGCGACCAAGCGGTGGCCCGAGTATCCGGCGCTGGCCGCGGCGCTGGCGGCCGATCTCCCGGTCGTCGTGGTGGGTGGCCCTGGGGATCGCGAGCTGGCGGCAGCGATCGTGGCCGCGTGCCCGCCCGGCCGCGCGCTCGACGTCACGGGGCGGCTCTCGCTGCTCGCGTCGACCGAGCTGCTGCGCCGCGCCGCGCTGCTGGTGACCAACGACTCCGCGCCGCAGCACCTCGCGTCGGCGGTGGGGACTCCCACCCTGACTATCTTTGGGCCGACGGTGCCGGAGTTCGGGTTCGGGCCGCTCGCGCCGGGCAGCCGCACGGCCGGCGTGGCGGGCCTCGTCTGCCGGCCGTGCGATCCGCACGGGCCGGCCCGGTGCCCGCTGGGCCACTGGCGGTGCATGCGCGAGCAGGGCGCGGACGCGATCGTCGCGCTGGCCCGCGCGCAGCTCCGCGAGCCGCGCCCCTCGTCCACCTGA
- the lepA gene encoding translation elongation factor 4: MQLDHIRNFCIVAHIDHGKSTLADRLIEHTGMLQKREMKAQVLDTLDLERERGITIKLNAVRMSYTAADGSAYELNLIDTPGHVDFTYEVSRSLAACEGAVLVVDSSQGIQAQTLSNLFLAMDAGLEIIPIVNKIDLPGAEPDRRAQEVADLLGIDPDEIIRVSAKEGIGIPELLERIVEKVPAPTGNPDGPLRALIYDSYYDKYRGAIPSVRVVDGVLKPRMQITFGTNDAVYEVAEVGYNQLRQVKADQLGPGEVGYVVASVRSVKETRAGDTVFDATNKATEALPGYQEVRSFVFAGIYPTDTQQYELLRDALEKLQLNDASLQYEPETSTALGFGFRCGFLGLLHMEIVQERLEREYDLDLVTTVPSVEYIVHLTDGSTTQIENPSLMPPAGVIASVEEPYVKARIMAPKDYIGPLMTLGTERRGVYKNMTYLDQERVEFDWEFPLAEIILDFFDKMKTVSRGYASLDYEMLGYRESDLVRLDMLINGDPIDAFSVIIHKDKAYEWGRKIADKLKDLIPRQLFEVAIQAAIGQKVIARTTVKPLRKDVLAKCYGGDISRKRKLLEKQKEGKKRMKQVGAVEIPQEAFLAVLQVE; the protein is encoded by the coding sequence TTGCAGCTCGACCACATCCGCAACTTCTGCATCGTCGCCCACATCGATCACGGCAAGTCGACGCTCGCCGACCGCCTGATCGAGCACACGGGCATGCTGCAGAAGCGCGAAATGAAGGCCCAGGTGCTCGACACGCTCGACCTCGAGCGTGAGCGCGGCATCACCATCAAGCTGAACGCCGTCCGCATGAGCTACACGGCGGCGGACGGCTCGGCGTACGAGCTGAACCTGATCGACACCCCCGGCCACGTGGACTTCACGTACGAGGTGTCGCGGTCGCTCGCCGCCTGCGAGGGCGCCGTGCTGGTGGTGGACTCCAGCCAGGGCATCCAGGCGCAGACGCTGTCCAACCTGTTCCTGGCGATGGACGCGGGGCTGGAGATCATCCCCATCGTCAACAAGATCGACCTCCCCGGCGCGGAGCCCGACCGCCGCGCACAGGAGGTGGCCGACCTGCTGGGCATCGATCCGGACGAGATCATCCGCGTCAGCGCGAAGGAAGGGATCGGCATCCCGGAGCTGCTGGAGCGCATCGTCGAGAAGGTGCCGGCGCCGACGGGCAACCCCGACGGCCCGCTGCGCGCGCTGATCTACGACTCGTACTACGACAAGTACCGCGGCGCGATCCCGAGCGTGCGCGTCGTGGACGGCGTGCTGAAGCCGAGGATGCAGATCACCTTCGGCACCAACGACGCGGTCTACGAGGTCGCCGAGGTGGGGTACAACCAGCTGCGCCAGGTGAAGGCCGACCAGCTGGGCCCGGGCGAGGTGGGCTACGTGGTGGCGAGCGTGCGCTCCGTGAAGGAGACGCGCGCCGGCGACACGGTGTTCGACGCCACGAACAAGGCGACCGAGGCGCTGCCGGGCTACCAGGAGGTGCGCTCGTTCGTGTTCGCGGGCATCTACCCGACGGACACGCAGCAGTACGAGCTGCTGCGCGACGCGCTGGAGAAGCTGCAGCTGAACGACGCGTCGCTGCAGTACGAGCCGGAGACGTCGACGGCGCTGGGCTTCGGCTTCCGCTGCGGCTTCCTCGGGCTGCTGCACATGGAGATCGTGCAGGAGCGGCTGGAGCGCGAGTACGACCTCGATCTCGTCACGACGGTGCCGAGCGTGGAGTACATCGTGCACCTCACCGACGGCTCGACGACGCAGATCGAGAACCCGTCGCTGATGCCGCCGGCGGGCGTCATCGCGTCGGTGGAGGAGCCGTACGTGAAGGCGCGCATCATGGCCCCGAAGGACTACATCGGGCCGCTGATGACGCTGGGCACGGAGCGGCGCGGGGTCTACAAGAACATGACGTACCTGGACCAGGAGCGCGTCGAGTTCGACTGGGAGTTCCCGCTGGCGGAGATCATCCTCGACTTCTTCGACAAGATGAAGACGGTGTCGCGCGGCTACGCGTCGCTCGACTACGAGATGCTCGGCTACCGCGAGAGCGATCTGGTGCGCCTGGACATGCTGATCAACGGCGACCCGATCGACGCGTTCTCGGTCATCATCCACAAGGACAAGGCCTACGAGTGGGGGCGGAAGATCGCCGACAAGCTCAAGGACCTGATCCCGCGGCAGCTGTTCGAGGTGGCGATCCAGGCTGCGATCGGCCAGAAGGTGATCGCGCGCACGACCGTGAAGCCGCTGCGCAAGGACGTGCTGGCGAAGTGCTACGGCGGCGACATCTCGCGGAAGCGCAAGCTCCTGGAGAAGCAGAAGGAGGGGAAGAAGCGGATGAAGCAGGTGGGCGCGGTGGAGATCCCGCAGGAAGCCTTCCTCGCCGTCCTCCAGGTCGAGTAG
- a CDS encoding DUF58 domain-containing protein, translating into MPALRADLLDPASVAALGGLEIVARWVVDGFITGLHRSPRRGFSVEFAEHRPYQPGDDLRYLDWRIAARADRWVVKQFEEETNLRATLVLDVSRSMDWTGAPAGGRGVRTPRMTKLAYAEQMVAALSLLLLRQRDAVGLVRFDAAVRSVVPPRSRTGQWRRLLASLAEPGAGRDTKAGLGLAQASRLVRRAGMVILVSDLLVDGPEIEESLRGLRAAGHDVTVLHVMDPAERDLSMMAGEAVFEDPETGLAVPAVVGEVRDAYRATVDAALDNWRSVCARLGARYVQIPTDAPFGVPLRHAFAARSRVP; encoded by the coding sequence ATGCCAGCCCTGCGTGCCGACCTGCTCGACCCCGCGTCCGTCGCCGCCCTCGGCGGCCTGGAGATCGTCGCGCGCTGGGTGGTCGACGGCTTCATCACGGGGCTCCACCGCTCGCCGCGCCGCGGCTTCTCCGTCGAGTTCGCGGAGCACCGCCCCTATCAGCCGGGCGACGACCTGCGCTACCTCGACTGGCGCATCGCCGCCCGCGCCGACCGCTGGGTGGTGAAGCAGTTCGAGGAGGAGACGAACCTCCGCGCGACCCTGGTGCTCGACGTCAGCCGCTCGATGGACTGGACCGGCGCGCCCGCGGGCGGCCGCGGCGTCCGCACCCCGCGCATGACCAAGCTCGCCTACGCCGAGCAGATGGTCGCGGCGCTGTCGCTCCTGCTGCTGCGGCAGCGCGATGCGGTGGGGCTCGTGCGCTTCGATGCGGCCGTGCGCAGCGTGGTGCCGCCGCGCTCGCGCACGGGGCAGTGGCGCCGACTCCTCGCCAGCCTCGCCGAGCCGGGCGCGGGGCGCGACACCAAGGCCGGCCTCGGGCTCGCGCAGGCGTCGCGGCTCGTGCGGCGCGCGGGCATGGTGATCCTCGTCTCCGACCTGCTCGTCGACGGTCCCGAGATCGAGGAGTCGCTGCGCGGGCTGCGCGCCGCGGGGCACGACGTCACCGTGCTGCACGTGATGGATCCGGCCGAGCGCGACCTGTCGATGATGGCGGGCGAGGCGGTGTTCGAGGATCCCGAGACGGGGCTCGCGGTGCCCGCCGTCGTCGGCGAGGTGCGCGACGCCTACCGCGCGACCGTCGACGCCGCGCTCGACAACTGGCGCTCGGTGTGCGCGCGGCTCGGCGCCCGCTACGTCCAGATCCCGACCGACGCGCCGTTCGGCGTCCCGCTGCGCCACGCCTTCGCGGCGCGCAGCCGCGTCCCCTGA
- a CDS encoding vWA domain-containing protein gives MQFLAPIWLALAGAAAVPLLLHLLRRRIGARVEFPAARYLARAEQENSAKLRLRNWLLMALRVLAILLVALAAARPVANLRTASHAPTALAVVLDNSLSTTAVADGRPVLDALRTEAARVLDAAAATDRVWLVTADGQVTGGSATAVRAALSRVAPLAGAGDLPAAAARAAALVQGAGGGAPAVVVVTDGQATAWPRTADVGAAHTLVVRPAGDAPRDRAVVDAAARPARWSPAGEAWARLASRDTATWRVLLTDTAGREVGSARGTAPPDGEVRVVLRPAATGWLTGTVSVEPDELRGDDVRHFAVLAGAPPAVRVDPSVGPFVVTALDALRQAGRVREGAGADAVLIAEPGFAGRRPALLVAPSDPSRLGAANQALARLGVPWRFGAAGGASRASVAGLLGADSAVVVDVARRWRLVPQGGEASDTLATVGGEPWVVAGPGYVLVASAMDPAATQFPLRAAFAPWLGAVLSQRLQESGAVQRAAPGASVPVPAGADALRAPDGRRTAVAGRALSAPARPGVYLWLRSGAPAGALVVDPEAEELRLERLSGGALRARVRGQRVETARDGDAAASAVFAGGGRRPIGGVLIAAAIAALAAEALIARRGAAGGAGAALRPRAA, from the coding sequence ATGCAGTTCCTCGCGCCCATCTGGCTCGCGCTCGCGGGCGCGGCCGCCGTGCCGCTGCTGCTGCACCTGCTGCGGCGCCGCATCGGCGCGCGCGTCGAGTTCCCGGCCGCGCGCTACCTCGCCCGCGCGGAGCAGGAGAACAGCGCCAAGCTGCGGCTCCGCAACTGGCTGCTGATGGCGTTGCGGGTGCTGGCGATCCTGCTCGTCGCGCTGGCCGCGGCGCGCCCCGTGGCCAACCTGCGGACCGCGTCACACGCGCCGACGGCCCTCGCGGTCGTCCTCGACAACTCGCTCAGCACGACCGCGGTCGCCGACGGACGCCCCGTGCTCGACGCGCTGCGCACCGAGGCCGCGCGCGTGCTCGACGCCGCGGCCGCGACCGATCGCGTCTGGCTCGTGACCGCGGACGGTCAGGTGACCGGCGGCAGCGCGACGGCCGTGCGCGCGGCGCTCTCGCGCGTCGCGCCGCTGGCCGGTGCGGGCGACCTCCCGGCCGCGGCGGCGCGCGCCGCCGCGCTGGTGCAGGGCGCGGGCGGCGGCGCGCCGGCGGTCGTCGTCGTGACCGACGGCCAGGCGACGGCGTGGCCGCGCACGGCGGACGTCGGCGCCGCGCACACGCTGGTCGTGCGTCCCGCCGGCGACGCGCCCCGCGACCGCGCGGTGGTGGACGCGGCCGCGCGCCCCGCGCGCTGGTCGCCGGCGGGCGAGGCCTGGGCGCGCCTCGCGTCGCGCGACACGGCGACGTGGCGCGTGCTGCTCACCGACACGGCCGGTCGCGAGGTCGGCTCAGCGCGCGGCACGGCGCCGCCCGACGGCGAGGTGCGCGTCGTCCTGCGTCCCGCGGCGACGGGGTGGCTCACGGGCACCGTCAGCGTCGAGCCGGACGAGCTGCGCGGCGACGACGTGCGCCACTTCGCCGTGCTGGCGGGCGCGCCGCCCGCGGTGCGCGTCGATCCCTCGGTCGGGCCGTTCGTCGTCACGGCGCTCGACGCGCTGCGCCAGGCGGGCCGCGTGCGCGAGGGCGCGGGTGCCGACGCGGTGCTGATCGCGGAGCCGGGCTTCGCCGGGCGTCGCCCCGCGCTCCTCGTCGCGCCGTCCGATCCGTCGCGGCTCGGCGCCGCCAACCAGGCGCTCGCGCGGCTCGGCGTGCCGTGGCGCTTCGGTGCGGCGGGCGGCGCGTCGCGCGCCAGCGTCGCCGGTCTGCTCGGCGCCGACTCCGCGGTGGTCGTCGACGTCGCGCGCCGCTGGCGGCTCGTGCCGCAGGGCGGCGAGGCATCGGACACGCTCGCGACGGTCGGCGGCGAGCCGTGGGTCGTCGCCGGACCGGGCTACGTCCTCGTCGCCTCGGCGATGGATCCCGCGGCCACGCAGTTCCCGCTGCGCGCCGCGTTCGCGCCCTGGCTCGGCGCCGTGCTCTCGCAGCGGCTGCAGGAGAGCGGCGCGGTGCAGCGCGCGGCTCCGGGGGCGAGCGTCCCGGTGCCCGCCGGCGCCGACGCGCTGCGCGCGCCGGACGGGCGGCGCACGGCCGTGGCGGGCCGCGCGCTCTCCGCCCCCGCGCGCCCGGGCGTTTACCTTTGGCTCCGGAGCGGCGCCCCGGCGGGTGCGCTCGTGGTCGATCCGGAAGCCGAGGAGCTGCGGTTGGAACGGTTGAGCGGTGGGGCGCTGCGCGCGCGCGTGCGCGGGCAGCGGGTGGAGACGGCGCGTGACGGCGACGCGGCGGCGTCGGCGGTGTTCGCGGGTGGCGGGCGCCGCCCGATCGGCGGCGTGCTGATCGCGGCCGCGATCGCCGCGCTCGCGGCCGAGGCGCTCATCGCGCGCCGCGGCGCCGCTGGCGGTGCGGGAGCCGCGCTGCGGCCGCGCGCCGCGTAG
- the mfd gene encoding transcription-repair coupling factor — MALPTLVEAIEALPAFTRLANTLPGARATVTVGGLHGSSDAVLLAALARRFPQRLFVVLAAGVPEAERWLADLDTLLDRPAEGGAPVALYPHREAFGEAEPHAEVAGERVETLERLTRGGVRILLTTPRAVLERTRLPRALQQARLELRRGDVWRPEDLAAHLERVGFTRVAMVDDIAQFSVRGGIFDIYGFGMAEPVRLEFWGDEISELRHFDLFSQRSTRAAEVAVVLPVDGALAGEGTEFERVTLADLWTPDTLLFVADGLDEGAELQRTWDEAAHHLELARRRGEDVPKREALFLEPSEARGLLKGFGTLREIAPDKAGGATPEIGFPLRAPDAIDRDIRKLRRLVRDGMTTLILCDNEGQAERLDELLGEKEDDFVGRQPSPAALVIGVLGGGFVVPAGADALGRNVPGLRVLTDHEIFRRDRRIRRARRYSAGTALDAVTGLKPGDFVVHLEHGVGIYRGIETKFVGTNTIEVAVVEYEGGDKLNVPLYRLDQIERYRAAGDGDADAPPPRLHRLGGKRWQAQRDKTRAAIQEMTVELLELYARRRVAARPPHNPDGAWQRQLESSFLFEDTPDQRKATEDVKKDMESGRPMDRLLVGDVGYGKTEIAVRAAFKAVQSGRQVAVLVPTTILADQHHRTFSERFADFPVRVEMLSRFQTAKEQAGVMSELAAGKVDVIIGTHRLLSPDITFNGLGLIIVDEEHRFGVKHKERLKQLKLETDVLTLTATPIPRTLHQSLAGLRDMTLMQTAPRDRSPVLTFVEPKDDGLVEEGIARELDRGGQVFYVHNRVETIEAVADHLRRIVPRARIAVGHGQMREKDLEDVMHRFVSHDVDILVSTLIVETGLDVPNANTMFVNNAHHFGLAQLYQLRGRVGRSHRRAYCYLLVPDAVDEDAERRLSVLEHHTELGAGYRVALKDMELRGAGNLLGPEQSGFVHAVGFDMYLRMLDETVRRLIAGDVAPRLVPSDVSLDQAAYLPDDYVVSQEAKLDLYRRLGATTTAAEIDALRDEVRDRFGALPPQAEAFFATAYLRVLGGALGVEGVLVRGDEARVTFRDTAVPRMKALGAAFHDVQFQAEVKRAQPLSLKLARLGGAEILPGLVRALRSLVPA, encoded by the coding sequence ATGGCCCTCCCGACGCTCGTCGAGGCGATCGAAGCGCTTCCCGCGTTCACCCGCCTCGCCAACACGCTGCCCGGCGCGCGCGCGACCGTCACCGTCGGCGGCCTGCACGGCTCCAGCGATGCGGTGCTGCTCGCCGCGCTCGCGCGCCGCTTCCCGCAGCGCTTGTTCGTGGTGCTCGCCGCCGGCGTCCCGGAGGCCGAGCGCTGGCTCGCCGATCTCGACACGCTGCTCGACCGCCCCGCCGAGGGCGGCGCGCCCGTCGCGCTCTATCCGCACCGCGAGGCGTTCGGCGAGGCCGAGCCGCACGCCGAGGTGGCGGGCGAGCGCGTCGAGACGCTGGAGCGGCTGACGCGCGGCGGCGTGCGCATCCTGCTCACGACGCCGCGTGCGGTGCTGGAGCGCACGCGGCTGCCGCGCGCGCTGCAGCAGGCGCGCCTCGAGCTGCGGCGCGGCGACGTGTGGCGTCCCGAGGATCTCGCCGCGCACCTCGAGCGCGTGGGCTTCACGCGCGTCGCCATGGTCGACGACATCGCGCAGTTCTCGGTGCGCGGCGGCATCTTCGACATCTACGGCTTCGGCATGGCGGAGCCCGTGCGCCTCGAGTTCTGGGGCGACGAGATCTCGGAGCTGCGCCACTTCGACCTGTTCAGCCAGCGCTCCACGCGCGCGGCCGAAGTGGCAGTCGTGCTGCCGGTCGACGGCGCGCTGGCGGGCGAGGGGACGGAGTTCGAGCGCGTCACCCTCGCCGACCTCTGGACGCCGGACACGCTGCTCTTCGTCGCCGATGGGCTGGACGAGGGCGCGGAGCTCCAGCGCACGTGGGACGAGGCCGCGCACCATCTGGAGCTCGCGCGCCGACGCGGCGAGGACGTGCCGAAGCGCGAGGCGCTCTTCCTCGAGCCGTCCGAGGCGCGTGGGCTGCTGAAGGGCTTCGGCACGCTGCGCGAGATCGCGCCCGACAAGGCCGGCGGCGCGACGCCGGAGATCGGCTTCCCGCTCCGCGCGCCGGACGCGATCGACCGCGACATCCGCAAGCTGCGCCGTCTCGTGCGCGACGGGATGACGACGCTCATCCTCTGCGACAACGAGGGGCAGGCCGAGCGTCTCGACGAGCTGCTGGGCGAGAAGGAGGACGACTTCGTCGGACGGCAGCCGTCCCCCGCGGCGCTCGTGATCGGCGTGCTCGGGGGCGGCTTCGTCGTCCCCGCCGGCGCCGACGCGCTGGGACGCAACGTCCCGGGCCTGCGCGTCCTCACTGACCACGAGATCTTCCGCCGCGACCGGCGCATCCGCCGCGCGCGGCGCTACTCGGCCGGCACGGCGCTGGACGCCGTCACGGGGCTCAAGCCCGGCGACTTCGTCGTGCACCTGGAGCACGGCGTCGGCATCTACCGCGGCATCGAGACCAAGTTCGTCGGCACGAACACGATCGAGGTCGCGGTCGTCGAGTACGAGGGCGGCGACAAGCTGAACGTGCCGCTCTACCGCCTCGATCAGATCGAGCGCTATCGCGCGGCGGGTGACGGTGACGCCGACGCGCCGCCGCCGCGGCTGCACCGCCTGGGCGGCAAGCGCTGGCAGGCGCAGCGCGACAAGACGCGCGCCGCCATCCAGGAGATGACCGTCGAGCTGCTGGAGCTGTACGCGCGTCGCCGCGTCGCCGCGCGACCACCGCACAATCCCGACGGCGCGTGGCAGCGGCAGCTGGAGTCGAGCTTCCTCTTCGAGGACACGCCCGACCAGCGCAAGGCGACCGAGGACGTCAAGAAGGACATGGAGAGCGGGCGGCCGATGGACCGCCTGCTCGTCGGCGACGTGGGCTACGGCAAGACCGAGATCGCCGTGCGCGCCGCGTTCAAGGCGGTACAGAGCGGGCGGCAGGTCGCCGTGCTCGTGCCGACGACGATCCTCGCCGACCAGCACCACCGCACCTTCAGCGAGCGCTTCGCCGACTTCCCGGTGCGCGTCGAGATGCTGTCGCGCTTCCAGACCGCGAAGGAGCAGGCGGGCGTCATGAGCGAGCTCGCCGCCGGCAAGGTCGACGTCATCATCGGCACGCATCGCCTGCTCAGCCCCGACATCACGTTCAACGGGCTCGGGCTGATCATCGTCGACGAGGAGCACCGCTTCGGCGTCAAGCACAAGGAGCGGCTCAAGCAGCTGAAGCTCGAGACCGACGTGCTGACGCTGACGGCGACGCCCATCCCGCGCACGTTGCACCAGTCGCTGGCCGGGCTGCGCGACATGACGCTGATGCAGACGGCGCCGCGCGACCGCTCGCCCGTGCTGACCTTCGTCGAGCCCAAGGACGACGGGCTGGTGGAGGAAGGGATCGCGCGCGAGCTCGATCGCGGCGGGCAGGTGTTCTACGTCCACAACCGCGTCGAGACCATCGAGGCGGTCGCGGACCACCTGCGGCGCATCGTTCCGCGCGCGCGCATCGCCGTCGGCCACGGCCAGATGCGCGAGAAGGACCTCGAGGACGTGATGCACCGGTTCGTGAGCCACGACGTGGACATCCTCGTCTCGACGCTGATTGTCGAGACGGGGCTCGACGTGCCGAACGCGAACACGATGTTCGTCAACAACGCGCACCACTTCGGCCTCGCGCAGCTCTACCAGCTGCGCGGCCGCGTGGGCCGCTCGCACCGCCGCGCCTACTGCTACCTGCTGGTGCCCGACGCGGTGGACGAGGACGCGGAGCGCCGCCTCTCGGTGCTGGAGCACCACACGGAGCTCGGGGCGGGGTACCGGGTCGCGCTCAAGGACATGGAGCTGCGCGGTGCCGGCAACCTGCTCGGCCCCGAGCAGAGCGGCTTCGTGCACGCGGTCGGCTTCGACATGTACCTGCGCATGCTCGACGAGACGGTGCGGCGCCTGATCGCCGGCGACGTGGCGCCGCGGCTCGTGCCGTCGGACGTCTCGCTCGACCAGGCGGCCTACCTGCCGGACGACTACGTCGTGTCGCAGGAGGCGAAGCTAGACCTCTATCGACGCCTCGGGGCTACAACCACGGCGGCGGAGATCGACGCCCTGCGCGACGAGGTGCGCGACCGCTTCGGCGCCCTGCCGCCCCAGGCCGAGGCCTTCTTCGCCACGGCCTACCTCCGGGTGCTGGGTGGCGCCCTGGGGGTCGAGGGCGTCCTTGTGCGGGGCGACGAGGCCCGGGTAACATTCCGGGATACCGCCGTCCCGCGCATGAAGGCGCTCGGTGCGGCGTTCCACGACGTGCAGTTCCAGGCCGAGGTCAAGCGCGCCCAGCCCCTGTCGCTCAAGCTCGCGCGACTGGGTGGCGCCGAGATCCTGCCCGGTCTGGTCCGGGCGCTCCGCAGTCTGGTCCCCGCCTGA